From the Chryseobacterium sp. G0201 genome, the window ACACGTTGATGAAGAGGCAAAACAAACAAGAGATAATCTGGTTAGTCTGTCGGGGACATTACTTTTTGCAATGATCGGGCTGGCTGTCGTTCTGTTTCCGTTAATGTATCTTTTGAAGGATTTTAGGTTTGCGTATGGATTTATTGTTGTAGCTATTATGTTTTTTGCAAGAGATCTTGTCGTTAAAAAAATTAAGAAGACTAAAGTGTATCACTATACTTACAAACAGCTATTTCCTTTCAAGGTTTTTGTTTCGCCTAATAGTGGAAATTCTTTCAATAAAACCTTTATTCATAGCAAAATTTACGTTATTGATGATGAAATTGCTTATTTAGGTTCTCTTAATTTTACAGGAAGCGGTGTAAAGGAAAATCATGAAACAAGAATCAGGACAACAGATGTTAATGCTGTTAAAAAAATTATTGAAGAAATGAAAGATCTTTTTTTTAATTCAAATCTGGCGGAAAGAGACATTCAATTTTGGGGAAGTCAATTGTATGATGAACCTGAAAATTAATTAATTCTTCTTTTGTGAAACAATAAAATTTACCATTTCATCATCGATTTGATTAAGATAGGTTTTGTCGGTTGTTCCAAAACCGTGCATTCCATCCTTTACAATGATCAAAGAATTTTGAACATTGGCTTTTTTAAGCTTTCTGCTGAGTTTTTTAGATTGCTGTAACGGAACCACCTTATCCTTGTCTCCCTGTACAATTAAAGTAGGAACGGCGGTATCTGCATAAGTTATCGGAGATACGGTTTTAAAATATTTTACAACCTTTCTTTTATCTTTTTTAATATCATATCCGGAAATTCCATCGACAAGATTTTCTCTCAAAGTCACAATTTTGTTTGAAAATATTAATCCTACGAAAAAAACAGGAACTTTTCCGATGCGTGTATGAAGAAGTGTATTAAGATCTGCCGGGCCAAAATTATCAACAACGTAATTTACTTTTGCAGAATATGAGGCTAATTCCGGACTTCCAACGAATTCGTTATCTTGAGTGTAGGCAGCTAGCATAGAAAGATGAGCGCCCGACGAAGCTCCGAATAATCCGATATTATTGGTGTCAAAATTATATTTTTCAGCATTTTTTCTCACCCATCTTATCGCGTCTTTAGTATCCTGAAGCGGTAACGGAAAATGAATTTTTTCACTTAATAAGGTGTAGTTTATTGCAATTACAGCATATTTTTTTTCAACCAATTTTAGAAACATATCTTCAATATAAGTCTCTGACCGTATGGTTTTATCACCTTTTACCCATCCTCCTCCGTAGACATAAATTACAACAGGAAGTTTCTCTGATGAGGTATCTTTTGGCGTGTAGATATCCAAAGCCATTTGATCACCATTTTGATTGGTTTTGTAGATAATATTTTCAGAAACGTTTGCCTTTTCCGGTAACAGCGTACTTTTCCCGGTTTTGGGTTCAAATGGAAGCTGAGAAAAACTTAAAGTAAATAAATTTAAAAATAAAACAAAAAACAGGTTTCTTGAAAACCTGTAGATTGATATGCTGTTCGATAATGATTTCATATGATATTTTTTGAAAGAGTTCCTTATTTTACTAACTCTTCAAAAAGTTTACCAAAAGTCTTTTCCAGATCTTTAGATTTCCCCGGATGAGGTCTTGAAGTCTGTACTACAGAACTTCTCACCGCCGTCAGCCAACGGAAACGTTCAGGGACTTCCAGTTGGGCAATCGGTCCGCCATTTTTATCGCCATTTGCAATTTTTTGAAAGCTTTCCAGATTTTGAATAATGTCTTCATAATCAAGTTTGCTGTGCATCAGTTTAAATTTATCCGGACACAGATAATATTCCATCCTGATGAATTTTTCTTTTTTAGAAAACAACACAAGTCCGATGTTGAAAAATTCTTCTCTCTCAACCTTTGGAACCAAGCGTATTACAGCGTATTCGTAAATTTTATCCTCTTGCATTTTTGGCTTCGTTTAAAAAGATTTCAGAATTTTCTAATCGCGTTTTCAGGAAGTTAAAATAAACTTCGCGAATTTCTTCAGGTGTTTCATCGGCATCATTCCAATGTAACCAATCTTCAGGAATCAAATTGACGATTTCTCTGAAAACAGTATCATTTAAAACTTCTTTTGCGAATTTATCTGCTTCATCCAACATTTTCGCCTGTGGAAGCAAAACATGGTCTTTTACATATTTGAACGGAGTTTTCGCTGCTGTATCAAAATTTTGCCAAGAATGATGGAAATAAAATGAGGCACCATTATCAATAACCCACAATTCTTTATGCCACATTAAAAGATTGGTATTCTTGAAAGTACGGTCGATATTGGTGATAAAAGCATCCAGCCAAACGATTTTTGATGCCAGAAGCGGATTAATTTTCACACTCGGATCATAAGCGATTGATTCGGAAAGATAATGTAATCCTAAATTCAAACCTTCCGAAAACTTCAGCAAGTCCTGAATTTCTTCATCCGCTTCAGTTCGACCGAAATCAACATCAAGATTTACAAAAACCAATTCTGGAATTTGCAGTCCTAAAACCTCAGTGATCTTCCCGCCTAACAGTTCAGAAATGAGCATTTTAACGCCATGACCTGCACCACGGAATTTCAATACATACTTAAAATCATCATCAGCCTCTGCCAGAGCCGGAAGCGAACCTCCCTCGCGAAGTGGCAGAATATAACGCACTACAG encodes:
- a CDS encoding phospholipase D-like domain-containing protein → MGTFYNNAVCDIYMGKGAGVKLMQDIRNAKKNVKIVSPYLSPFLIKELIFLHSRGINIKLITSDEIEDFYGYEKNIHKLITQNKHVDEEAKQTRDNLVSLSGTLLFAMIGLAVVLFPLMYLLKDFRFAYGFIVVAIMFFARDLVVKKIKKTKVYHYTYKQLFPFKVFVSPNSGNSFNKTFIHSKIYVIDDEIAYLGSLNFTGSGVKENHETRIRTTDVNAVKKIIEEMKDLFFNSNLAERDIQFWGSQLYDEPEN
- a CDS encoding alpha/beta hydrolase yields the protein MKSLSNSISIYRFSRNLFFVLFLNLFTLSFSQLPFEPKTGKSTLLPEKANVSENIIYKTNQNGDQMALDIYTPKDTSSEKLPVVIYVYGGGWVKGDKTIRSETYIEDMFLKLVEKKYAVIAINYTLLSEKIHFPLPLQDTKDAIRWVRKNAEKYNFDTNNIGLFGASSGAHLSMLAAYTQDNEFVGSPELASYSAKVNYVVDNFGPADLNTLLHTRIGKVPVFFVGLIFSNKIVTLRENLVDGISGYDIKKDKRKVVKYFKTVSPITYADTAVPTLIVQGDKDKVVPLQQSKKLSRKLKKANVQNSLIIVKDGMHGFGTTDKTYLNQIDDEMVNFIVSQKKN
- a CDS encoding DUF3037 domain-containing protein, translated to MQEDKIYEYAVIRLVPKVEREEFFNIGLVLFSKKEKFIRMEYYLCPDKFKLMHSKLDYEDIIQNLESFQKIANGDKNGGPIAQLEVPERFRWLTAVRSSVVQTSRPHPGKSKDLEKTFGKLFEELVK
- a CDS encoding HipA family kinase → MLDLRTVTVVRYILPLREGGSLPALAEADDDFKYVLKFRGAGHGVKMLISELLGGKITEVLGLQIPELVFVNLDVDFGRTEADEEIQDLLKFSEGLNLGLHYLSESIAYDPSVKINPLLASKIVWLDAFITNIDRTFKNTNLLMWHKELWVIDNGASFYFHHSWQNFDTAAKTPFKYVKDHVLLPQAKMLDEADKFAKEVLNDTVFREIVNLIPEDWLHWNDADETPEEIREVYFNFLKTRLENSEIFLNEAKNARG